From Saimiri boliviensis isolate mSaiBol1 chromosome 9, mSaiBol1.pri, whole genome shotgun sequence, a single genomic window includes:
- the NME9 gene encoding thioredoxin domain-containing protein 6 isoform X4, with the protein MTTAGITGAMGSRKKEVALQVNISTQELWEEMLSSKGLTVVDVYQGWCGPCKPVVSLFQKMRIEVGLDLLHFALAEADHLDVLEKYRGKCEPTFLFYAGGELVAVVRGANAPLLQKTILDQLEAEKKVLAEGRERKVIKDEALSDEDECVSHGKNNGEDEDMVSSERTCTLAIIKPDAVAHGKTDEIIMKIQEAGFEILTNEERTMTEAEMRLFYQHRAGEETFEKLVHHMCSGPSHLLILTRTEGFEDVVTTWRTVIGPCDPNVARREQPESLRAQYGTEMPFNAIHGSRDREDADRELALLFPSLKFSDKNTEALQGKSSRQIWSLFNHRYKAFMTVLQCVGD; encoded by the exons ATGACAACAGCGGGGATAACAGG AGCCATGGGCAGCAGGAAGAAGGAAGTTGCCCTGCAG GTCAACATCAGCACCCAAGAGCTTTGGGAGGAAATGCTCAGTTCCAAAGGACTAACTG TTGTTGATGTCTATCAAGGCTGGTGTGGCCCCTGCAAACCCGTGGTGAGCCTCTTCCAGAAGATGAGGATCGAGGTCGGCCTGGACCTTCTGCACTTTGCATTA GCAGAGGCAGATCATCTTGATGTCCTCGAAAAGTACCGAGGGAAGTGTGAACCAACCTTTCTGTTTTATGCT GGAGGAGAACTGGTGGCGGTGGTTAGAGGAGCAAATGCCCCACTGCTGCAGAAAACCATCTTAGACCAGCTGGAGGCGGAAAAGAAAGTGCTGGCTGAAGGCAGAGAACGGAAAGTG ATTAAAGATGAGGCTCTTTCTGATGAAGATGAATGTGTTTCCCATGGAAAGAACAATGGTGAAGACGAGGACATGG TTTCATCAGAGAGGACCTGTACCTTGGCCATCATTAAACCGGATGCAGTGGCCCATGGAAAGACTGATGAGATTATTATGAAG ATTCAGGAAGCTGGGTTTGAAATTCTAACAAATGAAGAGAGAACCATGACAGAGGCAGAAATGCGACTTTTCTACCAACACAGAGCTGGAGAG GAGACATTTGAGAAGCTGGTACATCACATGTGCAGTGGACCAAGCCACCTCCTGATCCTCACCAGGACTGAGGGCTTCGAGGATGTGGTCACTACCTGGCGAACTGTCATAGGCCCCTGTGACCCCAATGTGGCCAGGAGGGAGCAGCCTGAAAG TCTTCGGGCTCAGTATGGCACAGAAATGCCCTTTAATGCCATCCATGGAAGCCGGGATAGAGAAGATGCTGACAGAGAACTGGCATTGCTCTTCCCCAGTTTGAAATTTTCAGACAAAAATACAGAAGCTCTTCAGGGTAAGTCATCAAGGCAGATTTGGTCTTTATTCAATCATAGATACAAGGCATTTATGACTGTGCTTCAGTGTGTGGGGGATTGA
- the NME9 gene encoding thioredoxin domain-containing protein 6 isoform X14, producing MGSRKKEVALQVNISTQELWEEMLSSKGLTVVDVYQGWCGPCKPVVSLFQKMRIEVGLDLLHFALAEADHLDVLEKYRGKCEPTFLFYAIKDEALSDEDECVSHGKNNGEDEDMVSSERTCTLAIIKPDAVAHGKTDEIIMKIQEAGFEILTNEERTMTEAEMRLFYQHRAGEETFEKLVHHMCSGPSHLLILTRTEGFEDVVTTWRTVIGPCDPNVARREQPESLRAQYGTEMPFNAIHGSRDREDADRELALLFPSLKFSDKNTEALQGGEAEEAAGAH from the exons ATGGGCAGCAGGAAGAAGGAAGTTGCCCTGCAG GTCAACATCAGCACCCAAGAGCTTTGGGAGGAAATGCTCAGTTCCAAAGGACTAACTG TTGTTGATGTCTATCAAGGCTGGTGTGGCCCCTGCAAACCCGTGGTGAGCCTCTTCCAGAAGATGAGGATCGAGGTCGGCCTGGACCTTCTGCACTTTGCATTA GCAGAGGCAGATCATCTTGATGTCCTCGAAAAGTACCGAGGGAAGTGTGAACCAACCTTTCTGTTTTATGCT ATTAAAGATGAGGCTCTTTCTGATGAAGATGAATGTGTTTCCCATGGAAAGAACAATGGTGAAGACGAGGACATGG TTTCATCAGAGAGGACCTGTACCTTGGCCATCATTAAACCGGATGCAGTGGCCCATGGAAAGACTGATGAGATTATTATGAAG ATTCAGGAAGCTGGGTTTGAAATTCTAACAAATGAAGAGAGAACCATGACAGAGGCAGAAATGCGACTTTTCTACCAACACAGAGCTGGAGAG GAGACATTTGAGAAGCTGGTACATCACATGTGCAGTGGACCAAGCCACCTCCTGATCCTCACCAGGACTGAGGGCTTCGAGGATGTGGTCACTACCTGGCGAACTGTCATAGGCCCCTGTGACCCCAATGTGGCCAGGAGGGAGCAGCCTGAAAG TCTTCGGGCTCAGTATGGCACAGAAATGCCCTTTAATGCCATCCATGGAAGCCGGGATAGAGAAGATGCTGACAGAGAACTGGCATTGCTCTTCCCCAGTTTGAAATTTTCAGACAAAAATACAGAAGCTCTTCAGG GCGGTGAGGCTGAAGAGGCAGCGGGGGCCCACTGA
- the NME9 gene encoding thioredoxin domain-containing protein 6 isoform X6, giving the protein MGSRKKEVALQVNISTQELWEEMLSSKGLTVVDVYQGWCGPCKPVVSLFQKMRIEVGLDLLHFALAEADHLDVLEKYRGKCEPTFLFYAGGELVAVVRGANAPLLQKTILDQLEAEKKVLAEGRERKVIKDEALSDEDECVSHGKNNGEDEDMVSSERTCTLAIIKPDAVAHGKTDEIIMKIQEAGFEILTNEERTMTEAEMRLFYQHRAGEETFEKLVHHMCSGPSHLLILTRTEGFEDVVTTWRTVIGPCDPNVARREQPESLRAQYGTEMPFNAIHGSRDREDADRELALLFPSLKFSDKNTEALQGKSSRQIWSLFNHRYKAFMTVLQCVGD; this is encoded by the exons ATGGGCAGCAGGAAGAAGGAAGTTGCCCTGCAG GTCAACATCAGCACCCAAGAGCTTTGGGAGGAAATGCTCAGTTCCAAAGGACTAACTG TTGTTGATGTCTATCAAGGCTGGTGTGGCCCCTGCAAACCCGTGGTGAGCCTCTTCCAGAAGATGAGGATCGAGGTCGGCCTGGACCTTCTGCACTTTGCATTA GCAGAGGCAGATCATCTTGATGTCCTCGAAAAGTACCGAGGGAAGTGTGAACCAACCTTTCTGTTTTATGCT GGAGGAGAACTGGTGGCGGTGGTTAGAGGAGCAAATGCCCCACTGCTGCAGAAAACCATCTTAGACCAGCTGGAGGCGGAAAAGAAAGTGCTGGCTGAAGGCAGAGAACGGAAAGTG ATTAAAGATGAGGCTCTTTCTGATGAAGATGAATGTGTTTCCCATGGAAAGAACAATGGTGAAGACGAGGACATGG TTTCATCAGAGAGGACCTGTACCTTGGCCATCATTAAACCGGATGCAGTGGCCCATGGAAAGACTGATGAGATTATTATGAAG ATTCAGGAAGCTGGGTTTGAAATTCTAACAAATGAAGAGAGAACCATGACAGAGGCAGAAATGCGACTTTTCTACCAACACAGAGCTGGAGAG GAGACATTTGAGAAGCTGGTACATCACATGTGCAGTGGACCAAGCCACCTCCTGATCCTCACCAGGACTGAGGGCTTCGAGGATGTGGTCACTACCTGGCGAACTGTCATAGGCCCCTGTGACCCCAATGTGGCCAGGAGGGAGCAGCCTGAAAG TCTTCGGGCTCAGTATGGCACAGAAATGCCCTTTAATGCCATCCATGGAAGCCGGGATAGAGAAGATGCTGACAGAGAACTGGCATTGCTCTTCCCCAGTTTGAAATTTTCAGACAAAAATACAGAAGCTCTTCAGGGTAAGTCATCAAGGCAGATTTGGTCTTTATTCAATCATAGATACAAGGCATTTATGACTGTGCTTCAGTGTGTGGGGGATTGA
- the NME9 gene encoding thioredoxin domain-containing protein 6 isoform X13 has protein sequence MRIEVGLDLLHFALAEADHLDVLEKYRGKCEPTFLFYAGGELVAVVRGANAPLLQKTILDQLEAEKKVLAEGRERKVIKDEALSDEDECVSHGKNNGEDEDMVSSERTCTLAIIKPDAVAHGKTDEIIMKIQEAGFEILTNEERTMTEAEMRLFYQHRAGEETFEKLVHHMCSGPSHLLILTRTEGFEDVVTTWRTVIGPCDPNVARREQPESLRAQYGTEMPFNAIHGSRDREDADRELALLFPSLKFSDKNTEALQGKSSRQIWSLFNHRYKAFMTVLQCVGD, from the exons ATGAGGATCGAGGTCGGCCTGGACCTTCTGCACTTTGCATTA GCAGAGGCAGATCATCTTGATGTCCTCGAAAAGTACCGAGGGAAGTGTGAACCAACCTTTCTGTTTTATGCT GGAGGAGAACTGGTGGCGGTGGTTAGAGGAGCAAATGCCCCACTGCTGCAGAAAACCATCTTAGACCAGCTGGAGGCGGAAAAGAAAGTGCTGGCTGAAGGCAGAGAACGGAAAGTG ATTAAAGATGAGGCTCTTTCTGATGAAGATGAATGTGTTTCCCATGGAAAGAACAATGGTGAAGACGAGGACATGG TTTCATCAGAGAGGACCTGTACCTTGGCCATCATTAAACCGGATGCAGTGGCCCATGGAAAGACTGATGAGATTATTATGAAG ATTCAGGAAGCTGGGTTTGAAATTCTAACAAATGAAGAGAGAACCATGACAGAGGCAGAAATGCGACTTTTCTACCAACACAGAGCTGGAGAG GAGACATTTGAGAAGCTGGTACATCACATGTGCAGTGGACCAAGCCACCTCCTGATCCTCACCAGGACTGAGGGCTTCGAGGATGTGGTCACTACCTGGCGAACTGTCATAGGCCCCTGTGACCCCAATGTGGCCAGGAGGGAGCAGCCTGAAAG TCTTCGGGCTCAGTATGGCACAGAAATGCCCTTTAATGCCATCCATGGAAGCCGGGATAGAGAAGATGCTGACAGAGAACTGGCATTGCTCTTCCCCAGTTTGAAATTTTCAGACAAAAATACAGAAGCTCTTCAGGGTAAGTCATCAAGGCAGATTTGGTCTTTATTCAATCATAGATACAAGGCATTTATGACTGTGCTTCAGTGTGTGGGGGATTGA